From Myxococcales bacterium, the proteins below share one genomic window:
- the smc gene encoding chromosome segregation protein SMC, protein MKIKRLELSGFKSFVDRTVVHFDRAVMGIVGPNGCGKSNIVDAIRWAMGEQSAKNLRGRAMDDVIFNGSESRPGAEVAEVTLTFENDNDGADLPIEYKDYPEIAVTRRLYRTGESEYLINKTQVRLKDVTDLFLGTGVGTKAYSIVEQGKIGLIVSAKPEDRRLLIEEAAGITKFKSKKKQAEKKMELTQQNLLRVGDIIAEIERSLGSLKRQAAKAERYVAYRTEVEDLQLYEASHRYLELTGWVKLESAAVEEHTLAHDEARAALVAREAELEAARLGAHDAEAALEAATTQNFAAENAVRAEESALSRAKDRIEALRRREADAEAELSAVSTQQGALGEELAIVTTELESLSKDEGAQAEETRAEEAKLAEVVAEQERAQKAVAEARAAAADARAKIASGEAKLEGFERRKTETTMRLEKQVLTRAELEIVAADLVSRVDVLTRELEGARDGKTLSAEERTALEARLAELKHEVVASERALDEAKHEAQRKRSRMQALLEVQARLEGVGAGTRALVATKDPAVLGLFADRIEAQHEVTTALASWLGQRLHDVVVSDPERAVELLDRMREEKKGRATVVPQTPPASAKAALVSVEGAPGIRGHLIDFVRYSAEDEALVRSVVGAVVLADDVASARAFVASHGAAAVTVCGAVFTPDGRISGGTGEDVAAHMLDTKREARELGDEVVVLDAAVTEKLHTHQALRHAITETQGALDLARQRAHEGELALVRVEKDLRAAEAELTQANARVAALADEIEELRQALSEAVDERDVASLTLAETREALAAAERAVEEAETFAASWNGEVEARRAHVTERRIRVAGTREKLFAARGTASRLEKSLAELADRHGRLITQLADGARELGETAGQMYLHKAELHTALDAQREAEAALSAARSVFEGVRAELSERGAVLRDLRATADAAREALVTHEMALRERSIALQHLLDGVSEKFRGLVLPRVVGDYHMRPPPDDETRSRISELLGLIERMGSVNLDAMREHEEAEKRYAFYSDQKADLDGALADLTKAIEQMNRESKKLFEETFTQVNARFQEIFPRMFRGGRASLRLTSPDDMLETGIEILAQPPGKKLASIELMSGGEKALTAVSLIFAIFQIKPSPFCILDEVDAPLDEANVARYNEMIRSMTDRSQFILITHIKRTMQMVDVLHGVTMQESGVSRLVSVTLNDAAADKRPSETVAVA, encoded by the coding sequence ATGAAGATCAAACGCCTCGAGCTCTCCGGGTTCAAGTCCTTCGTCGATCGCACGGTGGTGCACTTCGACCGTGCGGTCATGGGCATCGTCGGGCCGAACGGGTGCGGTAAGTCGAACATCGTCGACGCCATCCGATGGGCGATGGGCGAGCAGAGCGCGAAGAACCTCCGCGGTCGCGCCATGGACGACGTCATCTTCAACGGGTCCGAGTCGCGCCCGGGGGCCGAGGTGGCCGAGGTCACGCTCACCTTCGAGAACGACAACGACGGCGCCGATCTGCCGATCGAATACAAGGACTACCCCGAGATCGCCGTCACGCGCCGGCTCTATCGCACGGGCGAGAGCGAGTACCTCATCAACAAGACGCAGGTGCGCCTCAAGGACGTGACCGATCTCTTCCTCGGGACGGGCGTCGGCACCAAGGCGTACAGCATCGTCGAGCAGGGCAAGATCGGCCTCATCGTGAGCGCCAAGCCCGAGGATCGCCGCCTGCTCATCGAAGAGGCCGCGGGCATCACGAAGTTCAAGTCGAAGAAGAAGCAGGCCGAAAAGAAGATGGAGCTCACCCAGCAGAACCTGCTGCGCGTGGGCGACATCATCGCCGAGATCGAGCGGAGCCTCGGCTCGCTGAAGCGCCAGGCCGCGAAGGCCGAACGCTACGTGGCCTACCGAACCGAGGTCGAAGATCTCCAGCTCTACGAGGCGTCGCACCGGTACCTCGAGCTCACCGGCTGGGTGAAGCTCGAGTCGGCCGCGGTCGAGGAGCACACGCTCGCCCACGACGAAGCGCGCGCGGCGCTCGTTGCGCGCGAGGCCGAGCTCGAGGCCGCTCGCCTCGGGGCCCACGACGCGGAGGCCGCGCTCGAGGCCGCGACGACCCAGAATTTCGCGGCCGAGAACGCCGTCCGCGCCGAAGAGTCGGCGCTCTCGCGTGCCAAGGATCGCATCGAGGCGCTGCGCCGCCGCGAGGCCGACGCCGAGGCGGAGCTGTCGGCCGTGTCGACGCAGCAGGGCGCGCTCGGAGAAGAGCTCGCCATCGTGACGACCGAGCTCGAGTCCCTCTCGAAGGACGAGGGGGCCCAGGCCGAAGAGACGCGCGCCGAAGAGGCGAAGCTCGCGGAGGTCGTGGCCGAGCAGGAGCGCGCACAAAAAGCCGTGGCCGAGGCCCGCGCCGCGGCGGCCGACGCACGCGCCAAGATCGCGAGCGGAGAAGCGAAGCTCGAGGGGTTCGAGCGGCGCAAGACCGAGACCACGATGCGGCTCGAGAAGCAGGTGCTCACGCGCGCCGAGCTCGAGATCGTCGCGGCCGACCTCGTGAGCCGCGTCGACGTGCTCACACGCGAGCTCGAGGGCGCGCGCGACGGAAAGACCCTCTCGGCCGAGGAGCGCACGGCCCTCGAGGCGCGCCTCGCGGAGCTCAAGCACGAGGTCGTGGCGAGCGAGCGAGCGCTCGACGAGGCCAAACACGAGGCGCAGCGGAAGCGTTCGCGAATGCAGGCCCTTCTCGAGGTGCAGGCGCGCCTCGAGGGGGTCGGCGCGGGCACGCGCGCTCTCGTGGCGACGAAAGACCCGGCGGTGCTCGGCCTCTTCGCCGACCGCATCGAGGCCCAGCACGAAGTGACGACCGCGCTCGCCTCGTGGCTCGGGCAGCGGCTCCACGACGTGGTCGTGTCCGACCCCGAGCGCGCCGTCGAGCTGCTCGATCGGATGCGCGAGGAGAAGAAGGGGCGCGCCACGGTCGTCCCCCAGACGCCGCCGGCGTCGGCCAAGGCCGCGCTCGTGAGCGTCGAAGGCGCTCCGGGCATTCGCGGCCATCTCATCGATTTCGTTCGATATTCTGCCGAGGACGAGGCCCTCGTTCGGAGCGTCGTCGGGGCGGTCGTCTTGGCCGACGACGTGGCCTCGGCGCGCGCGTTCGTGGCGAGCCACGGCGCCGCGGCCGTGACGGTGTGCGGCGCGGTCTTCACGCCGGACGGGCGCATCTCCGGCGGCACCGGCGAGGACGTCGCCGCCCACATGCTCGACACGAAGCGCGAGGCCCGCGAGCTCGGAGACGAGGTCGTGGTCCTCGACGCCGCGGTGACCGAGAAGCTCCACACCCACCAAGCGCTGCGCCACGCGATCACCGAGACGCAAGGCGCGCTCGATCTCGCGCGACAGCGCGCCCACGAAGGGGAGCTCGCGCTCGTCCGCGTGGAAAAAGATCTGCGCGCGGCCGAGGCCGAGCTCACCCAAGCGAACGCGCGCGTCGCGGCCCTCGCCGACGAGATCGAGGAGCTGCGGCAAGCGCTCTCCGAGGCGGTCGACGAACGCGACGTCGCCTCGCTCACTCTCGCCGAGACGCGCGAGGCCCTCGCCGCGGCCGAGCGGGCCGTCGAGGAGGCCGAGACCTTCGCGGCGTCGTGGAACGGCGAGGTCGAGGCCCGGCGTGCCCACGTGACCGAGCGCCGCATCCGTGTGGCCGGGACCCGCGAGAAGCTCTTCGCCGCGCGCGGCACGGCGTCGCGCCTCGAGAAGAGCCTCGCCGAGCTCGCCGACCGCCACGGTCGCCTCATCACGCAGCTCGCCGACGGCGCGAGGGAGCTCGGCGAGACGGCCGGCCAAATGTACCTCCACAAGGCGGAGCTCCACACGGCGCTCGACGCCCAGCGTGAGGCCGAAGCGGCGCTCTCCGCGGCACGTTCGGTGTTCGAGGGGGTGCGCGCGGAGCTGTCGGAGCGCGGGGCCGTCCTCCGCGATCTCCGCGCGACGGCCGACGCGGCGCGCGAGGCGCTCGTGACCCACGAGATGGCCCTCCGCGAGCGCTCGATCGCTCTCCAGCACTTGCTCGACGGGGTCTCCGAGAAGTTCCGCGGGCTCGTGCTGCCGCGGGTCGTGGGCGACTACCACATGCGCCCCCCGCCGGACGACGAGACCCGCTCCCGCATCTCGGAGCTGCTCGGCCTCATCGAGCGCATGGGCAGCGTGAACCTCGACGCCATGCGCGAGCACGAAGAGGCCGAGAAGCGCTACGCCTTCTACAGCGACCAAAAGGCCGATCTCGACGGCGCGCTCGCCGACCTCACGAAGGCCATCGAGCAGATGAACCGCGAGTCGAAGAAGCTCTTCGAGGAGACGTTCACCCAGGTGAACGCGCGCTTCCAGGAGATCTTCCCGCGGATGTTCCGCGGAGGTCGAGCGTCGCTCCGACTCACGAGCCCCGACGACATGCTCGAGACCGGCATCGAGATCCTGGCGCAGCCCCCGGGCAAGAAGCTCGCGAGCATCGAGCTCATGAGCGGCGGCGAAAAGGCGCTCACGGCGGTGTCGCTCATCTTCGCGATCTTCCAGATCAAACCGTCGCCGTTCTGCATCCTCGACGAGGTCGACGCCCCGCTCGACGAGGCGAACGTTGCACGATACAACGAAATGATCCGGAGCATGACGGACAGGTCGCAGTTCATCCTCATCACGCACATCAAGCGCACGATGCAGATGGTCGACGTCCTCCACGGCGTGACGATGCAAGAGTCGGGTGTGTCGCGCCTCGTCAGCGTGACCCTGAACGACGCCGCGGCCGACAAGCGGCCGAGCGAGACCGTGGCCGTCGCCTGA
- a CDS encoding aromatic ring-hydroxylating dioxygenase subunit alpha, whose product MSETEDDLTAHKGLVPLRKGRASVVRIPNHWFIVALSSELGDSPIERELFGTKLVLFRDRERRACALLDRCPHRNVPLSIGKTASDGTVECAYHGWRFDGAGECRAIPTFKGDCGQKGQRATAFATFEEDGFVWVYSTPLDEKGQKPTSRPHKFEYKDAPGYSTVTQVVSAEGTLYSAIENALDVPHTAFLHRGLFRSKSRGITITAKIRRTRDRVEAEYVGEPRPEGVIAKILSPSGGIVSHFDRFILPSVAQVEYRIGSENHFRVDSVMTPVSDYVTRIYAVVSFRTRVPSQAIAPLVKPLAMRVFQQDAVILKAQTETIHRFGGEHFTSTDVDVIGRHVWRLLRSAERGETLENDETLEVPLEV is encoded by the coding sequence ATGTCGGAGACCGAAGACGACCTCACCGCGCACAAGGGCCTCGTTCCGCTCCGCAAGGGGCGCGCGTCGGTCGTGCGGATCCCGAACCACTGGTTCATCGTCGCGCTCTCGAGCGAGCTCGGAGACTCGCCCATCGAGCGCGAGCTGTTCGGGACGAAGCTCGTGCTCTTTCGGGACCGTGAGCGGCGTGCGTGCGCGCTGCTCGACCGCTGCCCCCACAGGAACGTCCCGCTCTCGATCGGCAAGACGGCGAGCGACGGCACCGTGGAGTGCGCGTACCACGGCTGGCGCTTCGACGGCGCGGGCGAGTGCCGCGCCATCCCCACGTTCAAGGGCGACTGCGGCCAAAAAGGCCAGCGCGCGACGGCCTTCGCCACCTTCGAGGAGGACGGCTTCGTGTGGGTCTACTCGACCCCGCTCGACGAGAAGGGGCAAAAGCCGACCTCGAGGCCGCACAAGTTCGAATACAAGGACGCGCCCGGGTACAGCACGGTCACGCAGGTCGTGAGCGCCGAAGGCACGCTCTACTCGGCCATCGAGAACGCCCTCGACGTGCCCCACACGGCGTTCTTGCATCGCGGGCTCTTTCGGTCGAAGAGCCGAGGCATCACGATCACGGCGAAGATCCGGCGCACGCGCGACAGGGTCGAGGCCGAGTACGTGGGCGAGCCGAGGCCCGAGGGCGTCATCGCGAAGATCCTGTCGCCGTCGGGGGGCATCGTCAGCCACTTCGACAGGTTCATTCTGCCCTCGGTGGCGCAGGTGGAGTACCGCATCGGGAGCGAGAACCACTTCCGGGTCGACTCGGTCATGACCCCAGTTTCCGATTATGTTACGCGCATTTACGCGGTCGTGAGCTTTCGCACCCGGGTGCCGTCCCAGGCCATCGCACCGCTCGTGAAGCCGCTCGCGATGCGCGTCTTCCAACAGGACGCGGTCATCTTGAAGGCGCAGACCGAGACGATCCATCGCTTCGGCGGCGAGCACTTCACGTCGACCGACGTGGACGTCATCGGCAGGCACGTGTGGCGGCTCTTGAGGAGCGCCGAGCGCGGCGAGACGCTCGAGAACGACGAGACGCTCGAGGTGCCCCTCGAGGTGTAA
- a CDS encoding sensor domain-containing diguanylate cyclase, with protein sequence MLHGKKTVPSTDPKEALLVLLEVTRELAERRPLEESLSVVTRAAVRLVGADHASVRLLDSTRTELLCGARTGSGAETRPMTFRPGEGFIGLCVTEQKAFRIGDVASDARFVPQPAQSSFVIGSLMCEPMWSSGEVVGVLSVTSPEREAFSADDQLLLRLLANCSSPPVERARLERLATFDDLTLAMSHRYLVPRMAEEIERATRTGSEMSILLMDLDHFKNVNDEHGHAVGDAVLRAFADRVRKLVRKVDVLVRRGGEEFVLVMPRTGSTQALATGKRIQESLERERLVTPKLSLRKTVSIGVATWDGRESPESLERRADMAMYEAKRYGRNRVVVSTRESTTDLGPDSEG encoded by the coding sequence ATGCTTCACGGTAAGAAGACCGTGCCCTCGACCGACCCGAAAGAAGCCCTGCTCGTCTTGCTCGAGGTCACCCGTGAGCTCGCCGAGCGCCGCCCTCTCGAAGAGTCCCTGTCGGTCGTCACACGAGCCGCGGTGCGTCTCGTCGGCGCCGACCACGCGAGCGTGCGCCTCCTCGACTCGACCCGCACCGAGCTCCTCTGCGGGGCGCGCACGGGCTCGGGGGCCGAAACGCGCCCCATGACCTTCCGCCCGGGCGAGGGGTTCATCGGGCTCTGCGTCACCGAGCAAAAGGCCTTCCGCATCGGCGACGTCGCGAGCGACGCGAGGTTCGTCCCGCAGCCCGCGCAGTCGTCGTTCGTCATCGGCTCGCTCATGTGCGAGCCCATGTGGTCCTCGGGCGAGGTGGTCGGCGTGCTCTCGGTCACGTCCCCCGAGCGAGAGGCCTTCTCCGCCGACGATCAGCTCCTCCTCCGTTTGCTCGCGAACTGCTCGTCTCCGCCCGTCGAACGTGCACGCCTCGAGCGGCTCGCCACGTTCGACGACCTCACGCTCGCCATGAGCCACAGGTACCTCGTCCCCCGCATGGCCGAGGAGATCGAGCGGGCCACGCGCACGGGCTCCGAAATGTCCATTTTGTTGATGGATCTCGACCACTTCAAGAACGTGAACGACGAGCACGGTCACGCCGTCGGCGACGCCGTGCTCCGCGCCTTCGCCGACCGCGTTCGTAAGCTCGTACGCAAGGTCGACGTGCTCGTCCGCCGCGGCGGCGAGGAGTTCGTCCTCGTCATGCCGCGCACCGGCAGCACGCAGGCCCTCGCCACCGGCAAGCGCATCCAAGAGAGCCTCGAGCGCGAGCGCCTCGTCACGCCCAAGCTCTCCCTCCGCAAGACGGTCTCGATCGGGGTCGCCACGTGGGACGGGCGCGAGTCGCCCGAGTCGCTCGAGCGCCGTGCCGACATGGCCATGTACGAGGCGAAGCGCTACGGTCGAAACCGCGTGGTCGTGTCCACCCGCGAGTCGACCACCGATCTCGGCCCCGACAGCGAAGGCTGA
- a CDS encoding error-prone DNA polymerase, with translation MPLPGASLPEADHEVLEAITKLREAHAARRPGFVELVARSSFSFLSGASSPESLVEAAAKAGYDTVGLTDLHGLYGVVRAHEAAKKFGVRLVVGAELVCPVSSGGSSASRISAESSQGAVHVAVHVESHEGYESLCRILTQAHALRPRDDRKRAEVMLSSLAEHARGLFATLLDPDPHAAEVLLAAFGPRASLGVTMRLDGHDRERLALVTALERRFAMPVLATNRVLFAHKHDRPTFDVLTCIREKTTLERAGRFLLPNAEAHLKTEEAMAKLFSANPAWLARSRAVADACTFSIGTLAYHFPSDACVEARETPDDALRRLTYEGAASRYPSGVPEGVREQLEKELALIRKINVAPYFLSVRHVVDMARRRDILCQGRGSAANSAVCFCLGITAVDPARSSMLFERFLSAERAEPPDIDVDFEHERREEVIQEIYATYGRDRAAMVSEVVSYRGKSALREVGKVLGLSPEQVDRLSAVVSFWDGPNAVEPLRLAEAGFDPRDPRLRMVIDISSKIQGFPRHLSVHVGGFVLSSRDLSEVAPVEPATMEARTIVPWDKDDVDALGFFKVDVLALGMLTAIRKALELVKDDPVFAGASNAIDRLAAIPPEDPAVYDALCRADTVGVFQIESRAQMAMLPRLRPRCFYDLVVEVAIVRPGPIQGGMVHPYLRRRNGEEAVEPPHPRLASILERTLGVPLFQEQVMQIAIAGAGYTGGEADQLRRDMAAWKRHGGLTKHEARLAEGFAKNGIPEAFAKRLYEQIKGFGEYGFPESHAASFALLVYASAWLKVHHPAAFAVALLNSQPMGFYSPSSIVEDAKRHGITVLPVCVHASSWDSTLQDPRTFRIGLREVRGLPEEVGARIVEGREHVLYTSVSDLELRAGLRKDHLVALAEAGALDAITTTPEGRGSRRRAAVWSALAPKESPLFAAARTSHRAEPAPPSLDIAPLLPKLSREEQLLLDYERTGLSVADHPMKIVRSRLPSGVLSSVELARARHGSRVRSAGVVLCRQRPMTASGVVFVTLEDEHGFVNLVLFSKTYEKLRHVATTSSMLLVTGKVERQAEASEAPCVYVVVEGLERLTLRGKEVPKVSRDFR, from the coding sequence ATGCCGTTGCCGGGCGCCTCGCTGCCCGAGGCCGACCACGAGGTGCTCGAAGCCATCACGAAGCTCCGCGAGGCCCACGCCGCGCGAAGGCCGGGGTTCGTCGAGCTCGTCGCGCGCTCGTCGTTCAGCTTCCTCTCGGGGGCTTCGTCGCCCGAGTCGCTCGTCGAGGCCGCGGCCAAGGCAGGGTACGACACGGTCGGCCTCACGGATCTCCATGGCCTCTACGGCGTCGTGCGCGCTCACGAAGCGGCCAAAAAGTTCGGCGTTCGGCTCGTCGTCGGGGCCGAGCTCGTGTGCCCGGTCTCCTCGGGCGGCAGCTCGGCGTCTCGCATCTCGGCCGAGTCGTCGCAAGGGGCCGTGCACGTCGCCGTGCACGTCGAGAGCCACGAAGGCTACGAGAGCCTCTGCCGTATCCTCACGCAGGCCCACGCCCTCCGCCCACGCGACGATCGCAAGCGCGCCGAGGTCATGCTCTCGTCGCTCGCCGAGCACGCACGAGGCCTCTTCGCCACGCTGCTCGACCCCGACCCTCACGCCGCCGAGGTGCTCTTGGCTGCGTTCGGTCCCCGCGCGAGCCTCGGCGTCACCATGCGCCTCGATGGTCACGATCGCGAGCGGCTCGCCCTCGTGACCGCCCTCGAGCGAAGGTTCGCGATGCCCGTGCTCGCCACGAACCGCGTCCTCTTCGCGCACAAACACGATCGCCCCACGTTCGACGTGCTCACGTGCATCCGCGAGAAGACCACCCTCGAGCGCGCGGGGCGCTTCTTGCTGCCCAACGCCGAGGCGCACCTGAAGACCGAAGAGGCCATGGCGAAGCTCTTCTCCGCGAACCCGGCGTGGCTCGCGCGTTCGCGCGCCGTGGCCGACGCCTGCACGTTCTCGATCGGCACGCTCGCCTACCATTTCCCGTCCGACGCCTGCGTCGAGGCCCGCGAGACCCCGGACGACGCCCTCCGTCGCCTCACGTACGAGGGGGCCGCCTCGCGCTACCCGTCGGGCGTCCCCGAGGGGGTGCGCGAGCAGCTCGAGAAGGAGCTCGCGCTCATCCGCAAAATCAATGTAGCTCCCTATTTTCTCAGCGTGAGGCACGTGGTCGACATGGCCCGTCGCCGCGACATCCTCTGCCAGGGGCGCGGCTCGGCGGCCAACAGCGCCGTGTGCTTCTGCCTCGGCATCACGGCCGTCGATCCCGCGCGCTCGTCCATGCTCTTCGAGCGCTTCCTCTCGGCCGAGCGCGCCGAGCCTCCCGACATCGACGTCGACTTCGAGCACGAGCGCCGCGAAGAGGTCATCCAAGAAATCTACGCGACGTACGGCCGCGACAGAGCCGCCATGGTGAGCGAGGTCGTCTCGTACCGTGGCAAGTCCGCGTTGCGCGAGGTCGGCAAGGTGCTCGGGCTCTCTCCGGAGCAGGTCGATCGGTTGAGCGCCGTCGTCTCGTTCTGGGACGGGCCGAACGCCGTCGAGCCCCTCCGTCTCGCCGAGGCCGGCTTCGATCCGCGCGACCCACGGCTCCGGATGGTGATCGATATCTCATCGAAAATACAAGGGTTTCCGCGCCACCTGTCGGTGCATGTGGGGGGCTTCGTGCTCTCCTCGCGTGATCTCTCCGAGGTGGCTCCGGTGGAGCCTGCCACCATGGAGGCGCGCACCATCGTCCCGTGGGACAAGGACGACGTCGACGCCCTCGGGTTCTTCAAGGTCGACGTGCTCGCGCTAGGCATGCTCACGGCCATCCGCAAGGCGCTCGAGCTCGTGAAGGACGATCCGGTCTTCGCCGGGGCCTCGAACGCCATCGATCGTCTCGCGGCCATCCCCCCGGAGGACCCGGCCGTCTACGACGCCCTCTGCCGAGCCGACACGGTCGGTGTGTTCCAGATCGAGAGCCGCGCGCAGATGGCCATGCTGCCGCGCCTAAGGCCTCGCTGCTTCTACGATCTCGTGGTCGAGGTCGCCATCGTTCGCCCGGGGCCCATCCAGGGCGGCATGGTGCACCCGTACCTCCGCCGTCGAAACGGCGAAGAGGCCGTCGAGCCACCGCATCCGCGCCTCGCGAGCATCCTCGAGCGAACGCTCGGTGTGCCGCTCTTCCAAGAGCAGGTCATGCAGATCGCCATCGCCGGTGCCGGCTACACGGGCGGCGAGGCCGACCAGCTCCGCCGCGACATGGCCGCTTGGAAGCGCCACGGGGGGCTCACCAAACACGAGGCGCGCCTCGCCGAGGGCTTCGCGAAAAATGGCATCCCCGAGGCCTTCGCCAAGCGCCTCTACGAGCAGATCAAGGGCTTCGGGGAGTACGGCTTCCCCGAGAGCCACGCGGCGAGCTTCGCCCTGCTCGTGTACGCGAGCGCGTGGCTCAAGGTGCACCACCCCGCCGCGTTCGCGGTCGCGCTCCTCAACAGCCAGCCCATGGGGTTCTACTCGCCGTCGAGCATCGTCGAGGACGCCAAACGCCACGGGATCACGGTGCTCCCCGTGTGCGTCCATGCAAGCTCGTGGGACTCGACCCTCCAAGACCCACGCACGTTCCGCATCGGCCTGCGCGAGGTCCGCGGTCTCCCCGAAGAGGTGGGCGCGCGCATCGTCGAGGGGCGAGAGCATGTGCTTTACACGAGCGTCTCCGATCTCGAGCTTCGGGCGGGGCTCCGCAAAGATCACCTCGTCGCGCTCGCCGAGGCTGGGGCCCTCGACGCCATCACGACCACTCCCGAGGGCCGAGGGTCGCGGCGTCGGGCGGCGGTGTGGTCGGCCCTCGCACCCAAAGAATCACCTCTCTTCGCGGCCGCGCGTACCTCCCATCGCGCCGAGCCGGCCCCTCCGTCGCTCGACATCGCCCCCCTCTTGCCCAAGCTCTCGCGCGAGGAGCAGCTCCTCCTCGACTACGAGCGCACCGGGCTCTCCGTGGCCGATCACCCCATGAAGATCGTGCGCTCGAGGCTCCCCTCGGGGGTCTTGTCGTCGGTCGAGCTCGCGCGCGCACGCCATGGGTCACGCGTGCGGAGCGCCGGCGTCGTTTTGTGCCGTCAGCGGCCCATGACGGCGAGCGGTGTCGTGTTCGTCACCCTCGAGGACGAGCACGGCTTCGTGAACCTCGTGCTCTTCTCGAAGACGTACGAGAAGCTCCGGCACGTGGCGACCACCTCGAGCATGCTGCTCGTCACGGGCAAGGTCGAGCGCCAGGCCGAGGCGTCCGAGGCCCCATGCGTGTACGTGGTGGTCGAGGGCCTCGAGCGCCTCACCTTGCGAGGCAAAGAGGTGCCGAAGGTGAGCCGTGATTTCCGCTAA
- a CDS encoding metallophosphoesterase — protein MRRHLVLPARGRALVSTDLHGNLADFEALAARFEALVSEEPHTHWILAGDLVHGPDDTTAASHHPLYGYPDDSARLVREVSELVARYPDRVHVLLGNHDHGHVGGPHTAKFHADEVAALEARLGSGERAALSALFARARLAVALPCGALVCHGSPDDTLERLEDLDTIDLDPARNDAYQRRVLATLLGSYGQPEARTARLLTKLSRTLPFPLTFVVHGHDKDERGIFWEGKNQVCPVLFGAFREERRCLVLDLERAYADAHDLRDGLEIVRVHHASLDGEAPPSEPPPMARRFT, from the coding sequence ATGCGGAGACACCTCGTGCTGCCGGCTCGTGGGCGCGCGCTCGTGTCGACCGATTTGCACGGCAACCTCGCCGACTTCGAGGCCCTCGCCGCGCGGTTCGAGGCCTTGGTCTCCGAGGAGCCTCACACCCACTGGATCTTGGCGGGGGACCTCGTGCACGGCCCCGACGACACGACGGCCGCGTCGCACCACCCGCTCTACGGCTACCCCGACGACTCGGCGCGCCTCGTCCGCGAGGTGTCCGAGCTCGTCGCGCGCTACCCGGACCGGGTGCACGTGCTGCTCGGGAACCACGACCATGGGCACGTCGGCGGGCCCCATACGGCCAAGTTCCACGCCGACGAGGTAGCGGCGCTCGAGGCGCGCCTCGGCTCCGGCGAGCGGGCCGCGCTCTCGGCCCTCTTCGCACGGGCACGGCTCGCGGTGGCGCTCCCCTGCGGGGCGCTCGTCTGCCACGGCTCACCCGACGACACACTCGAGCGGCTCGAGGATCTCGACACGATCGACCTCGACCCCGCGCGCAACGACGCCTACCAGAGGCGCGTGCTCGCGACCTTGCTCGGCTCGTACGGCCAGCCCGAGGCGCGCACGGCCCGCTTGCTCACGAAGCTCTCGCGCACGCTCCCCTTCCCGCTCACGTTCGTCGTGCATGGGCACGACAAGGACGAACGCGGCATCTTCTGGGAGGGGAAAAACCAGGTGTGCCCCGTGCTCTTCGGCGCGTTCCGCGAAGAGCGGCGGTGCCTCGTGCTCGACCTCGAGCGAGCCTACGCCGACGCTCACGATCTCCGTGACGGCCTGGAAATCGTGCGGGTTCACCACGCTTCGCTCGACGGCGAGGCCCCGCCGAGCGAGCCTCCGCCGATGGCCCGGCGTTTCACGTGA
- a CDS encoding Rrf2 family transcriptional regulator: MTTSIDPKSLAAHVLVALASAQRARRVVTAQDLATDLDVRKADVKHVVARLHHEGHVDALRMRLSLSGLALATALGTSSLRPIRALSAAHVVAA, from the coding sequence ATGACGACCTCGATCGACCCGAAGTCCCTCGCTGCCCACGTCCTCGTCGCGCTCGCCTCGGCGCAGCGCGCGCGCCGCGTCGTCACCGCACAAGACCTCGCGACCGACCTCGACGTCCGCAAGGCCGACGTGAAGCACGTCGTCGCACGGCTCCACCACGAAGGCCATGTCGACGCGCTCCGCATGCGCCTCTCGCTCTCGGGCCTCGCCCTCGCGACGGCGCTCGGCACGTCGTCCCTTCGCCCCATCCGCGCCCTCTCGGCCGCTCACGTCGTCGCTGCGTGA